A stretch of DNA from Streptomyces gobiensis:
GACAGCGGCAGCCGCCGGAGCAGCAGCCGCAGTTGCTGCTCGGCGCCGCCGACGCCAAGCCCGGTGATGATGTGCAAGGCCCTCACCGGCCGCCTCCCGGGTTCGGGGACCCGAGGGGGGCGGCCGGCTCAGCGGGCAGTGCACGGCGGCGCACCGGGTGGAGCACTCTCTTGAGGTACAGGCGCCCGGTGGTGTCCGTGTCACCGATATGGGCACGGGGCAGGGCGTACCGCCCGGTCAGCGGCCCGGGGTCGATGGCGCAGGCGTAGCCGTAGCCCGCGGTGCGTACGGCGTCGACGGCTCGTTTGTCGACGGCGCCATAGGCGTAGCAGAAGCCGTCCGGCGCGCCGCCGGTGATCTCCCGTAGCAGGGCACGGCTGTGCGCCGTCTCCTGCCGCAGTACGTCATCGCCGGCCGTGGTCAGATCCTCGTGGCGCAGGCCATGGGAGCCGATCTCCATTCCGGCGCGCGCGGCGGCACGGATCCCCTCCTCGGTCAGCAGCGGCTTACGCGGGCCCAGGGGGTCCCAGTCATTGCCGCCGCCGAGCCTGCCGGGCAGTACGAACACCGTGGCGGTGTACCCGTGGTGGCGCAGCAGTGGAACAGCGTGCTCGACAAAGTCGGCGTAGCCGTCGTCGAAGGTCAGTCCCACCAGTCCCGCGCTGCGTCCGGCGGCGCGGGCACGCAGCAGCTCACCGACGCTCACCCCGGTCAGGCCACGCTTCCCCAGCCAGGACAGCTGATGGTGCAGCCGGTCGGGAGAGACGGTGATCTGGTAGGGGTCCTCGGTGTACTCGGTCACCGAGTGGTACATCAGCAGCCAGGGCGGGGACAGCCGGTGGCGCAGCAGGGTCTTGGAGGGCGTGGAGCGGCGCGTACGCGCCCAGTCAGCGGACATGGCGGAGCCTTCGTTTGACGGCGGAGATCAGCTGCGGTACTTCCGGTGCCCGTA
This window harbors:
- a CDS encoding polysaccharide deacetylase family protein: MSADWARTRRSTPSKTLLRHRLSPPWLLMYHSVTEYTEDPYQITVSPDRLHHQLSWLGKRGLTGVSVGELLRARAAGRSAGLVGLTFDDGYADFVEHAVPLLRHHGYTATVFVLPGRLGGGNDWDPLGPRKPLLTEEGIRAAARAGMEIGSHGLRHEDLTTAGDDVLRQETAHSRALLREITGGAPDGFCYAYGAVDKRAVDAVRTAGYGYACAIDPGPLTGRYALPRAHIGDTDTTGRLYLKRVLHPVRRRALPAEPAAPLGSPNPGGGR